In Curtobacterium sp. TC1, the following proteins share a genomic window:
- a CDS encoding phosphoribosylaminoimidazolesuccinocarboxamide synthase, translated as MSGAPVIAGWDHVSSGKVRELYVPTGTPDIRSASELLLVASDRVSAYDFALEPPIPGKGELLTRLSRFWFTQLSDVPNHIIGPSSGGTPVPAEVESRSMHVMPLEMFPVECVVRGYLVGSGWAEYQQTGSVCGVALPQGLSNGDRLPEPIYTPAYKAPQGEHDENISYEQTVDLVGADVAATLRDLSLHVYTEAAAIALERDVVIADTKFEFGQDADGRIRIADEVLTSDSSRYWDARADGRTDSFDKQIVRDWLSAHWDRQGTPPVLPEEIVSRTAARYAELIERLGA; from the coding sequence ATGAGCGGCGCGCCCGTGATCGCCGGCTGGGACCACGTCTCGTCGGGCAAGGTCCGCGAGCTGTACGTGCCGACCGGCACCCCCGACATCCGGAGCGCGTCCGAGCTGCTGCTCGTGGCGTCCGACCGGGTCAGCGCGTACGACTTCGCGCTCGAGCCGCCGATCCCGGGCAAGGGCGAGCTGCTCACCCGCCTGTCGCGGTTCTGGTTCACGCAGCTGAGCGACGTGCCGAACCACATCATCGGCCCGTCGTCCGGCGGCACCCCCGTGCCGGCGGAGGTCGAGTCGCGGTCGATGCACGTCATGCCGCTCGAGATGTTCCCCGTCGAGTGCGTCGTGCGCGGGTACCTGGTCGGCAGCGGCTGGGCCGAGTACCAGCAGACCGGCAGCGTCTGCGGCGTCGCCCTGCCCCAGGGGCTGTCGAACGGCGACCGGCTGCCCGAGCCGATCTACACGCCCGCCTACAAGGCACCCCAGGGCGAGCACGACGAGAACATCTCGTACGAGCAGACCGTGGACCTGGTCGGTGCGGACGTCGCGGCGACGCTGCGTGACCTGTCGCTGCACGTGTACACCGAGGCGGCGGCGATCGCCCTCGAGCGCGACGTCGTGATCGCGGACACCAAGTTCGAGTTCGGGCAGGACGCCGACGGCCGGATCCGGATCGCGGACGAGGTCCTGACGAGCGACTCGAGCCGGTACTGGGACGCCCGCGCCGACGGTCGCACGGATTCCTTCGACAAGCAGATCGTGCGCGACTGGCTCAGCGCCCACTGGGACCGCCAGGGCACGCCGCCGGTGCTGCCCGAGGAGATCGTGTCCCGCACGGCCGCGCGCTACGCCGAGCTCATCGAGCGCCTCGGCGCCTAG
- a CDS encoding PP2C family protein-serine/threonine phosphatase, with protein sequence MHPETATTVPVTSATDAVRRAALLAALDVVEGGAEERFDRITRIAREALGVSGSFLNLAGDTSLTIKSQQSDAHFGPDIPLQDTFCGRTLGERGPVLVPDARTDARYSDMPMVVGDPNVRFYAGVPLRLGDDDVKVGTLCLIDPEPRTLDADELALLQELGVWAERELAAGADEDRLRSVLAGLEPGTVDVPGYRIAGLSVPHGVVSGDFHDWHRSGDDAVHLTVADVMGKGMSAGLLAANIRGALLARGDVAPDVAVAELEAQVAPDLSRAESFATLFHGRLTPSTGRIDFTDAGHGLVLQLRDDGAERILRSSDLPIGLHPAGIERASGSLVMRPGDVVIVVSDGALELWDSTLASLSQLGALYRGSPDIATFLQRVRSRAVDHDPGDDLTVVVVARDL encoded by the coding sequence ATGCACCCGGAGACCGCGACGACCGTCCCAGTCACCAGCGCGACCGACGCCGTGCGCCGAGCAGCACTGCTCGCCGCGCTCGACGTGGTCGAGGGCGGTGCCGAGGAACGGTTCGACCGGATCACCCGCATCGCGCGTGAGGCCCTCGGCGTGTCCGGCTCGTTCCTGAACCTGGCGGGCGACACCTCGCTGACGATCAAGTCCCAGCAGAGCGACGCCCACTTCGGACCGGACATCCCGCTGCAGGACACCTTCTGCGGGCGGACGCTGGGGGAGCGCGGCCCCGTGCTGGTACCCGACGCGCGCACCGACGCCCGATACTCCGACATGCCGATGGTCGTCGGCGACCCGAACGTCCGCTTCTACGCGGGCGTGCCCCTGCGGCTCGGCGACGACGACGTCAAGGTCGGGACCCTCTGCCTCATCGACCCCGAACCGCGGACCCTCGACGCCGACGAGCTCGCCCTGCTCCAGGAGCTGGGCGTCTGGGCCGAGCGGGAACTGGCCGCCGGTGCCGACGAGGACCGCCTGCGCTCGGTGCTCGCGGGGCTCGAACCCGGCACGGTCGACGTGCCCGGCTACCGCATCGCGGGCCTGTCCGTTCCGCACGGCGTCGTCTCCGGCGACTTCCACGACTGGCACCGTTCCGGCGACGACGCGGTGCACCTGACGGTGGCCGACGTCATGGGCAAGGGCATGTCGGCCGGGCTGCTCGCCGCGAACATCCGCGGCGCCCTGCTCGCCCGCGGCGACGTGGCACCCGACGTCGCCGTCGCCGAGCTCGAGGCGCAGGTCGCACCCGACCTCAGCCGCGCCGAGTCCTTCGCGACGCTGTTCCACGGCCGGCTCACCCCCTCGACCGGTCGGATCGACTTCACCGACGCCGGACACGGGCTCGTCCTGCAGCTCCGCGACGACGGCGCCGAGCGGATCCTGCGGTCGTCGGACCTGCCGATCGGGCTGCACCCGGCGGGCATCGAACGTGCCTCGGGATCGCTCGTCATGCGGCCGGGTGACGTGGTCATCGTGGTCAGCGACGGCGCGCTCGAGCTGTGGGACTCCACGCTCGCGTCGCTGTCGCAGCTCGGGGCGCTCTACCGCGGGTCGCCCGACATCGCGACGTTCCTGCAGCGGGTGCGGTCGCGTGCGGTCGACCACGACCCGGGCGACGACCTGACCGTCGTCGTGGTCGCGCGCGACCTCTGA
- a CDS encoding sterol carrier family protein, with the protein MPPRRIEDAAGRAALTAVQQGDTARATIATAVRWTLQRLADDVPGNSVEVRVPPFAAVQAVPGPRHTRGTPPNVVETDATTWLALATAELTWDEAVAQSRVSASGSRADLTAFLPVRVAL; encoded by the coding sequence ATGCCACCCAGGAGGATCGAGGACGCCGCCGGCCGCGCCGCACTGACCGCGGTGCAGCAGGGCGACACGGCCAGGGCGACCATCGCGACCGCCGTCCGGTGGACGCTGCAGCGCCTCGCCGACGACGTGCCGGGCAACAGCGTCGAGGTCCGGGTACCGCCGTTCGCCGCGGTCCAGGCCGTCCCCGGCCCCCGACACACCCGTGGCACGCCGCCGAACGTGGTGGAGACCGACGCCACGACGTGGCTCGCGCTCGCCACCGCGGAGCTGACCTGGGACGAGGCGGTCGCACAGTCGCGCGTCAGTGCATCCGGGTCGCGCGCGGACCTGACGGCGTTCCTGCCGGTGCGCGTCGCGCTCTAG
- a CDS encoding NAD(P)-binding domain-containing protein: MTEPLENPVDQHARVVVIGAGQAGLSVGYHLRRLGLVPGTDLVLLDRAPSTGGAWQFRWEALRLGAAHRVHDLPGMRAMGLQFDDADRSRPARDVVGEYYRRFEQHYDLRVRRPVSVSSVSRLDGDTAAGGLCVTTRSADGTETRIRADVVVNASGTWGTPFVPWYPGRGVFRGRQLDTTDYRSAAEFARQDVVVVGGGTSAIGFLLELDGVARSTHWFTRRPVVWADTASLDLESAVAAVDEQDRAARAGEVLPSIVSGTGVPVSRRIRAGIDRGVLRDQPMFTRMDETGVVTADGTHVHADAVLWATGFRADLRHLAPLHLRTAAGGVVVVDGRSVDEPRLFLAGYGPQASTIGANRAGRLIARQVMDVLAAA; encoded by the coding sequence ATGACCGAACCCCTCGAGAACCCAGTCGACCAGCACGCCCGTGTGGTCGTGATCGGTGCGGGGCAGGCTGGGCTGTCCGTGGGATACCACCTGCGCCGCCTGGGGCTCGTGCCGGGCACCGACCTCGTGCTGCTCGACCGCGCCCCGAGCACGGGTGGTGCCTGGCAGTTCCGGTGGGAGGCCCTGCGGCTCGGCGCGGCGCACCGCGTGCACGACCTGCCCGGGATGCGGGCCATGGGGCTGCAGTTCGACGACGCCGATCGGTCACGACCCGCCCGGGATGTCGTGGGGGAGTACTACCGGCGGTTCGAGCAGCACTACGACCTGCGGGTCCGACGTCCGGTCTCGGTCTCGTCGGTCTCCCGGCTCGACGGCGACACGGCAGCTGGCGGCCTCTGCGTCACGACGCGGTCCGCCGACGGCACGGAGACCCGGATCCGCGCTGACGTCGTGGTGAACGCGTCGGGGACCTGGGGCACCCCGTTCGTGCCGTGGTACCCGGGCCGCGGCGTGTTCCGCGGACGACAACTCGACACCACCGACTACCGGAGCGCTGCGGAGTTCGCGCGGCAGGACGTCGTCGTGGTCGGCGGCGGGACGAGTGCCATCGGCTTCCTGCTCGAGCTCGACGGTGTCGCCCGGTCCACCCACTGGTTCACGCGGCGGCCGGTGGTGTGGGCGGACACCGCGTCGCTCGACCTCGAGTCCGCGGTCGCGGCCGTCGACGAGCAGGACCGGGCCGCCCGTGCCGGCGAGGTGCTGCCGAGCATCGTCAGCGGCACCGGTGTCCCGGTCTCGCGGCGGATCCGGGCGGGCATCGACCGCGGGGTCCTGCGCGACCAGCCGATGTTCACCCGGATGGACGAGACCGGCGTGGTCACGGCCGACGGCACGCACGTGCACGCCGACGCGGTGCTCTGGGCGACCGGGTTCCGGGCCGATCTGCGGCACCTCGCGCCGTTGCACCTGCGGACCGCGGCCGGCGGGGTCGTCGTGGTGGACGGGCGATCGGTCGACGAGCCGCGCCTGTTCCTGGCCGGGTACGGGCCGCAGGCGTCGACGATCGGTGCGAACCGGGCCGGACGGCTCATCGCCCGCCAGGTGATGGACGTGCTCGCCGCCGCGTGA
- the purD gene encoding phosphoribosylamine--glycine ligase, with product MRILVLGSGAREHAIITALLAERAGHVITAAPGNAGIAADVETVSLDPTNGALVAEYAIENGVELVVVGPEAPLIAGVADPVRTRGIPVFGPGKAAAQLEGSKAFAKRIMSEANVPTGRPVYAGTAAEAVAAIDELGAPYVVKADGLAAGKGVLVTEDRQAAIDHATYWLQHGHVVVEEFLDGEEVSLFFLSDGHDVRPLSPAQDYKRLADGDLGPNTGGMGAYSPLPWLADRWASEQAFVDEVTELVALPTVRRLEHEGTPFVGLLYCGLIVTEQGVRVIEFNARFGDPETQVVLPRLATPLSGLLLAAATGRLGSTPAPEFRDEAAVTVVLASEGYPENPQTGRPIAGIDAANARDGVSVAHAATGVLDDTLVATGGRVLSVVAVGSDFAQARERAYAGLGDITLQGAQYRTDIAAKVTR from the coding sequence GTGCGAATCCTCGTCCTCGGTTCCGGTGCCCGCGAGCACGCGATCATCACGGCCCTCCTCGCTGAACGGGCAGGTCACGTCATCACGGCCGCTCCCGGCAACGCCGGCATCGCCGCCGACGTCGAGACCGTCTCCCTCGACCCCACGAACGGTGCCCTCGTCGCCGAGTACGCGATCGAGAACGGTGTCGAACTGGTCGTCGTCGGACCGGAGGCACCGCTCATCGCCGGCGTGGCCGACCCGGTCCGCACCCGGGGCATCCCGGTCTTCGGGCCCGGCAAGGCCGCCGCGCAGCTCGAGGGCTCGAAGGCCTTCGCCAAGCGGATCATGTCCGAGGCGAACGTGCCGACGGGTCGCCCGGTGTACGCCGGCACGGCAGCGGAAGCCGTCGCGGCGATCGACGAACTCGGCGCACCGTACGTCGTGAAGGCCGACGGTCTCGCCGCCGGCAAGGGCGTCCTCGTCACCGAGGACCGCCAGGCCGCGATCGACCACGCCACCTACTGGCTGCAGCACGGGCACGTCGTGGTCGAGGAGTTCCTCGACGGCGAAGAGGTCTCGCTGTTCTTCCTGAGCGACGGGCACGACGTCCGGCCGCTCAGCCCCGCGCAGGACTACAAGCGCCTGGCCGACGGCGACCTCGGACCGAACACCGGCGGCATGGGCGCCTACTCGCCGCTGCCGTGGCTGGCGGATCGTTGGGCGTCCGAACAGGCCTTCGTCGACGAGGTCACCGAGCTGGTCGCGCTGCCCACCGTCCGTCGCCTCGAGCACGAGGGCACGCCGTTCGTCGGCCTGCTCTACTGCGGCCTCATCGTCACGGAGCAGGGCGTCCGGGTCATCGAGTTCAACGCACGCTTCGGCGACCCGGAGACCCAGGTGGTCCTCCCCCGCCTGGCGACGCCGCTGAGCGGACTGCTGCTCGCCGCCGCGACCGGTCGACTCGGGAGCACCCCGGCGCCGGAGTTCCGCGACGAAGCCGCCGTGACCGTGGTGCTGGCGAGCGAGGGCTACCCGGAGAACCCGCAGACCGGCCGGCCCATCGCCGGCATCGACGCCGCGAACGCCCGCGACGGCGTCTCCGTCGCCCACGCCGCCACCGGGGTGCTCGACGACACCCTCGTCGCCACCGGCGGCCGCGTGCTCAGCGTCGTCGCGGTCGGCTCCGACTTCGCGCAGGCGCGGGAGCGCGCGTACGCGGGACTCGGCGACATCACCCTGCAGGGCGCGCAGTACCGCACCGACATCGCCGCGAAGGTCACCCGATGA
- a CDS encoding DUF3073 domain-containing protein, which produces MGRGRQKAKHTKVARELKYFSPQTNYGALEQELSAGQHSDDDLVDRWADQYGPEAADDADEFETEADQNKSA; this is translated from the coding sequence ATGGGGCGCGGCCGTCAAAAGGCGAAGCACACCAAGGTTGCCCGCGAGCTGAAGTACTTCAGCCCGCAGACGAACTACGGTGCACTCGAGCAGGAGCTCTCCGCCGGACAACACTCCGATGACGATCTCGTCGACCGCTGGGCGGACCAGTACGGTCCCGAGGCGGCAGACGACGCGGACGAGTTCGAGACCGAAGCGGACCAGAACAAGTCCGCCTGA
- the purF gene encoding amidophosphoribosyltransferase encodes MCGIVGLVAQGPANQSIYDALLLLQHRGQDSTGIATVEGHVHHMHKTRGHVREAFRTRDMRALLGTMGLGHVRYATKGAASNEEEAQPFYVNAPYGIVLVHNGNLTNTRELTRELFDIDRRHLNTTSDTELLVNVLAHELQGQVRGTDLDAGQVFDAVERVHERVEGSYATIATIAGHGLLAFRDPFGIRPLILGHKFDEAGQPEWVVASESLVLESGGYEIVRDVAPGEAIFIEMNGQMHARQCAKNPRLVPCSFEYVYLARPDSVMNGISVYDARLRLGNRLADTIEQYAPTGDIDVVMPIPDSSRPAAMQVARKLGIEYREGFYKNRYVGRTFIMPGQAERKRSVRQKLNAMSSEFKGKNILIVDDSIVRGTTSKEIVEMARAAGANEVTFTSAAPPVRFPHVYGINMPTRDELIAHDRKIPEINKVLGSDHLIYQEIGDMRDAIIEGSDVTDLEMSCFTGEYVTGTVSPEYLSWVEANQLS; translated from the coding sequence ATGTGCGGCATCGTCGGCCTCGTTGCACAGGGCCCCGCCAACCAATCCATCTACGACGCACTGCTCCTCCTGCAGCACCGCGGGCAGGACTCGACGGGCATCGCCACGGTCGAGGGTCACGTGCACCACATGCACAAGACCCGCGGTCACGTGCGGGAAGCGTTCCGCACCCGTGACATGCGCGCGCTCCTCGGCACCATGGGCCTCGGTCACGTGCGCTACGCCACGAAGGGCGCGGCGAGCAACGAGGAAGAAGCGCAGCCGTTCTACGTGAACGCGCCGTACGGCATCGTCCTCGTGCACAACGGCAACCTCACCAACACGCGAGAACTCACTCGCGAGCTGTTCGACATCGACCGTCGGCACCTGAACACGACGAGCGACACCGAGCTCCTGGTGAACGTGCTGGCGCACGAGCTGCAGGGGCAGGTCCGCGGCACGGACCTCGACGCCGGGCAGGTCTTCGACGCCGTCGAGCGCGTGCACGAGCGCGTCGAGGGCTCGTACGCCACGATCGCGACGATCGCCGGCCACGGGCTCCTGGCCTTCCGCGACCCGTTCGGCATCCGGCCGCTCATCCTCGGGCACAAGTTCGACGAGGCCGGCCAACCCGAGTGGGTCGTCGCGAGCGAGTCGCTGGTGCTCGAGTCCGGCGGCTACGAGATCGTCCGCGACGTCGCCCCGGGTGAGGCGATCTTCATCGAGATGAACGGGCAGATGCACGCCCGGCAGTGCGCGAAGAACCCGCGGCTCGTGCCGTGCTCGTTCGAGTACGTGTACCTGGCGCGTCCCGACTCCGTCATGAACGGCATCTCGGTGTACGACGCCCGCCTGCGCCTCGGCAACCGGCTGGCGGACACCATCGAGCAGTACGCGCCGACCGGCGACATCGACGTCGTGATGCCGATCCCGGACTCGTCGCGCCCCGCGGCCATGCAGGTCGCACGGAAGCTCGGCATCGAGTACCGCGAGGGGTTCTACAAGAACCGCTACGTCGGCCGGACGTTCATCATGCCGGGCCAGGCGGAACGCAAGCGGTCCGTCCGGCAGAAGCTCAACGCGATGTCGTCGGAGTTCAAGGGCAAGAACATCCTGATCGTCGACGACTCGATCGTGCGTGGCACGACGAGCAAGGAGATCGTGGAGATGGCCCGCGCCGCCGGTGCGAACGAGGTCACCTTCACGAGCGCCGCTCCCCCGGTCCGGTTCCCGCACGTCTACGGCATCAACATGCCGACGCGCGACGAGCTCATCGCGCACGACCGGAAGATCCCGGAGATCAACAAGGTGCTCGGCAGCGACCACCTGATCTACCAGGAGATCGGCGACATGCGGGACGCCATCATCGAGGGCTCCGACGTGACCGACCTCGAGATGAGCTGCTTCACGGGCGAGTACGTCACGGGCACCGTGAGCCCGGAGTACCTGTCCTGGGTCGAGGCGAACCAGCTCAGCTGA
- a CDS encoding LuxR C-terminal-related transcriptional regulator yields the protein MRERTVRGRGRTPGIPARLTWPVMQRREEDRAVSVVAEHRWSVALVGAPGLGKSTVAARVTDRVAGRDGSGRTVVVPITAVATGRSMPFGAISDRFGELPATLSELSDDSGAEQRLRAIADLADRDVLLRVDDADHLDAISARYVAWLVRHQGVRLVLTCRDFTALSEPLRALWQDDLLERIDLEPLSLRETSALVAEALGSQLENASAERVHRATAGNPLYLREVVRAALTSGALEHTASGWYWRGRVTASNSLADMYRTELGALPEDLRDVVDIVALADPIPLARLLGLVSGGDVDRVVALGLVRIDSLDDGAAVARPQHPLVGEVIRALVPVARRTALFARANAFRADSPEGAPPAARLRSALWALDCGVVPPVEQLLDAAQVAVRLQEHESAIALTSAALRRTLHPDEQVAARCLRSLAYSYSDGREAGRADAEAAWAVVRADHATVDDAFVVEACEILANIRQFHDDDVLAAVALTDAASRLVSGEAVERLRLLRLAHLGWGGRFDEVRAELERSGIVHAPTIPFAFLCVAPCAIMALATAGRLDDASALGRRALATAVEHLEDAPWSVGEIVSVLHQVQVWRGDLADLLTEVPVRRSNPYLKYDFTLELIGDGNLAIGQRRWDDAIAAFSAACERYDVADHGGFAAYPWARLAMAYAYAGRAEDATRALDRARATPQRAMRITGEQVAMTIAWTEAVLGNPAALRHADDIIDRATASGAWTHVMYAQTLHYAMDMLNGRDTGTSLGRMREAAARVDGPLAAAIVEYTDALTARDRTRMIAAERVLASHGMAVTAGRPKPPLTNREYQVAELAARGLSNRLIGEELGLSTRTIDAHLSRVFAKWDVHARSELAGLV from the coding sequence ATGCGAGAACGGACCGTACGGGGGCGAGGTCGCACCCCGGGCATCCCCGCGCGCCTGACCTGGCCCGTGATGCAGCGTCGCGAGGAGGACCGTGCCGTGTCCGTCGTCGCGGAGCACCGGTGGAGCGTCGCGCTCGTCGGCGCTCCCGGTCTCGGCAAGAGCACCGTCGCGGCCCGCGTCACCGACCGCGTCGCCGGACGGGACGGCTCCGGCCGCACGGTCGTGGTGCCCATCACCGCCGTCGCCACCGGGCGGTCGATGCCCTTCGGGGCGATCTCGGACCGCTTCGGCGAGCTGCCGGCGACCCTGTCCGAGCTGTCCGACGACTCCGGGGCCGAGCAGCGTCTCCGGGCGATCGCCGACCTCGCGGACCGTGACGTCCTGTTGCGCGTCGACGACGCCGACCACCTCGACGCGATCTCCGCCCGGTACGTGGCGTGGCTCGTCCGACACCAGGGCGTTCGGCTCGTCCTGACCTGCCGCGACTTCACCGCGCTGTCGGAACCGCTCCGCGCCCTGTGGCAGGACGACCTGCTCGAGCGCATCGACCTCGAGCCGCTCAGCCTGCGCGAGACGTCGGCCCTGGTGGCCGAGGCGCTCGGCTCGCAGCTCGAGAACGCGTCGGCCGAGCGGGTGCACCGCGCGACCGCCGGCAACCCGCTCTACCTGCGCGAGGTCGTCCGGGCCGCCCTGACCTCCGGCGCCCTCGAGCACACGGCGTCCGGGTGGTACTGGCGGGGGCGGGTGACCGCGTCGAACAGCCTCGCCGACATGTACCGGACCGAGCTCGGCGCGCTGCCGGAGGACCTGCGCGACGTCGTCGACATCGTGGCACTCGCCGACCCGATCCCGCTCGCGCGGCTGCTCGGTCTGGTCAGCGGCGGCGACGTCGACCGCGTGGTCGCACTCGGTCTGGTCCGGATCGACTCGCTCGACGACGGCGCCGCGGTGGCCCGTCCGCAGCACCCGCTCGTCGGCGAGGTCATCCGCGCCCTGGTCCCGGTGGCACGGCGCACGGCGCTGTTCGCCCGCGCGAACGCCTTCCGCGCCGACAGTCCCGAGGGCGCTCCGCCCGCCGCACGGTTGCGGTCGGCGCTCTGGGCCCTCGACTGCGGTGTCGTGCCCCCGGTCGAGCAGCTGCTCGACGCGGCGCAGGTCGCGGTGCGGCTGCAGGAGCACGAGAGCGCGATCGCCCTGACCTCCGCCGCACTCCGGCGGACCCTGCACCCGGACGAGCAGGTCGCCGCGCGCTGCCTGCGGTCACTGGCGTACTCGTACAGCGACGGGCGCGAGGCCGGTCGCGCCGACGCCGAGGCGGCCTGGGCCGTCGTCCGTGCGGACCACGCCACGGTGGACGACGCGTTCGTGGTCGAGGCCTGCGAGATCCTCGCCAACATCCGGCAGTTCCACGACGACGACGTGCTGGCCGCCGTGGCGCTCACCGACGCCGCCAGCCGCCTGGTGTCCGGCGAAGCGGTCGAACGGCTCCGCCTGCTGCGGCTCGCGCACCTCGGCTGGGGCGGCCGCTTCGACGAGGTCCGGGCCGAGCTCGAACGCAGCGGCATCGTGCACGCCCCGACCATCCCGTTCGCGTTCCTCTGCGTCGCCCCCTGCGCGATCATGGCGCTCGCGACGGCCGGCCGGCTCGACGACGCCTCGGCCCTCGGCCGCCGCGCCCTGGCCACCGCGGTCGAACACCTCGAGGACGCCCCCTGGAGCGTCGGTGAGATCGTGTCCGTGCTGCACCAGGTGCAGGTCTGGCGGGGCGACCTCGCCGATCTGCTCACCGAGGTGCCGGTCCGGCGCTCCAACCCGTACCTGAAGTACGACTTCACCCTCGAGCTCATCGGGGACGGCAACCTCGCCATCGGGCAACGGCGCTGGGACGACGCGATCGCGGCGTTCTCGGCCGCCTGCGAACGCTACGACGTCGCGGACCACGGCGGCTTCGCGGCCTACCCGTGGGCGCGGCTCGCGATGGCGTACGCCTACGCCGGCCGGGCCGAGGATGCGACGCGTGCCCTCGACCGTGCGCGGGCCACCCCGCAGCGGGCGATGCGGATCACCGGGGAGCAGGTCGCGATGACCATCGCCTGGACCGAGGCGGTGCTCGGCAACCCCGCGGCCCTCCGCCACGCCGACGACATCATCGACCGCGCCACGGCGAGCGGCGCGTGGACGCACGTCATGTACGCGCAGACGCTGCACTACGCGATGGACATGCTGAACGGGCGGGACACCGGCACGTCGCTCGGTCGGATGCGCGAGGCGGCAGCCCGGGTCGACGGCCCGCTCGCCGCGGCGATCGTCGAGTACACCGACGCCCTGACCGCACGTGACCGCACGCGGATGATCGCGGCGGAGCGGGTGCTCGCGTCGCACGGCATGGCGGTCACGGCGGGTCGGCCGAAACCACCGCTCACGAACCGCGAGTACCAGGTCGCCGAGCTCGCGGCGCGGGGGTTGAGCAACCGGCTCATCGGCGAGGAGCTCGGGCTCTCCACCCGGACCATCGACGCCCACCTGTCGCGGGTGTTCGCGAAGTGGGACGTGCACGCGCGGTCGGAGCTCGCCGGTCTCGTCTGA
- the purM gene encoding phosphoribosylformylglycinamidine cyclo-ligase, with translation MPNPYAEAGVDTAAGDLAVELMKSAVAATHNSHVLGGVGGFAGLYDVSFLKDFAHPLLATSTDGVGTKVAIAQAIDKHDTIGQDLVGMVVDDIVVVGAKPLFMTDYIACGRVVPNRIADIVAGIARGCSATGTALVGGETAEHPGLLGPDDYDVAGAATGVVEAGSQLGAHLVQDGDVVLAIESSGLHSNGYSLVRHILASRGVGYTDQLPEFGGVSVGEALLEPTRLYTTPLLELLEQHPGAVHSLSHVTGGGIAANLARVLPVGSWIEVDRSSWQPLPVFRVLADMAGTPIEDTEGTWNLGIGMFAVVSASAAVDVIESLGVAGMPAWPVGTIATSARDLSGFEQGAKGVDGGAVRLVGSYAA, from the coding sequence ATGCCCAACCCGTACGCCGAAGCCGGAGTGGACACCGCCGCCGGTGACCTCGCCGTCGAACTCATGAAGTCCGCCGTCGCGGCGACCCACAACAGCCACGTGCTGGGCGGCGTCGGTGGCTTCGCCGGACTCTACGACGTGTCCTTCCTGAAGGACTTCGCACACCCGTTGCTCGCGACCTCGACCGACGGCGTCGGCACCAAGGTCGCCATCGCGCAGGCGATCGACAAGCACGACACCATCGGGCAGGACCTGGTCGGCATGGTCGTCGACGACATCGTCGTGGTCGGCGCGAAGCCGTTGTTCATGACCGACTACATCGCCTGCGGGCGTGTCGTCCCGAACCGCATCGCGGACATCGTCGCCGGCATCGCCCGCGGCTGCTCGGCGACGGGCACCGCACTGGTCGGTGGCGAGACCGCCGAGCACCCGGGGTTGCTCGGTCCGGACGACTACGACGTGGCCGGCGCCGCGACGGGCGTCGTCGAGGCCGGTTCGCAGCTCGGCGCCCACCTGGTGCAGGACGGCGACGTCGTGCTCGCGATCGAGTCGTCCGGGCTGCACTCGAACGGGTACTCGCTCGTCCGGCACATCCTCGCGTCGCGCGGGGTCGGGTACACAGACCAGCTACCCGAGTTCGGCGGCGTGTCCGTCGGCGAAGCACTGCTCGAGCCCACCCGCCTGTACACGACGCCGCTGCTGGAGCTGCTCGAGCAGCACCCGGGCGCCGTGCACTCCCTGTCGCACGTGACCGGTGGTGGCATCGCCGCGAACCTGGCGCGCGTCCTGCCCGTCGGCTCCTGGATCGAGGTCGACCGCTCGAGCTGGCAGCCGCTCCCCGTCTTCCGGGTGCTCGCCGACATGGCAGGGACGCCGATCGAGGACACCGAGGGCACCTGGAACCTGGGCATCGGCATGTTCGCCGTGGTGTCCGCCAGCGCCGCGGTGGACGTCATCGAGTCGCTCGGCGTGGCAGGGATGCCCGCCTGGCCCGTCGGCACGATCGCCACGTCGGCCCGCGACCTGTCCGGCTTCGAGCAGGGGGCCAAGGGTGTCGACGGTGGCGCGGTGCGGCTCGTCGGGAGCTACGCAGCCTGA
- a CDS encoding DoxX family protein, whose protein sequence is MRTTSTSIGLTALRIVLGVVFIAHGAQKFAQGIPNVAQGFSGMGVPLADLAAPLVAGLELVGGVLLVFGVATRVVGVLLAVDMVVAGRLAHASSGFYSQDGGFEYVLVLAVASLAVALTGPGRFSLDAVFLAASRRRRGVQEPLPA, encoded by the coding sequence ATGCGAACGACATCGACCTCCATCGGCCTGACCGCGCTCCGCATCGTCCTCGGGGTGGTGTTCATCGCCCACGGCGCGCAGAAGTTCGCCCAGGGCATCCCGAACGTCGCCCAGGGCTTCTCCGGCATGGGCGTCCCGCTCGCCGACCTCGCCGCGCCCTTGGTGGCCGGACTCGAACTGGTCGGCGGCGTGCTGCTCGTGTTCGGCGTCGCGACCCGCGTCGTGGGTGTCCTGCTCGCCGTCGACATGGTCGTCGCGGGGCGGCTCGCGCATGCCTCGTCCGGCTTCTACTCGCAGGACGGCGGCTTCGAGTACGTGCTCGTCCTGGCGGTCGCGTCCCTCGCCGTGGCCCTGACCGGTCCGGGGCGGTTCTCGCTCGACGCCGTGTTCCTGGCGGCGTCCCGCCGACGTCGTGGCGTGCAGGAGCCCCTGCCCGCCTGA